The Zea mays cultivar B73 chromosome 7, Zm-B73-REFERENCE-NAM-5.0, whole genome shotgun sequence DNA segment attttaataattataatttagacaaaactaattaatttcatatatttatatatgtaatatatttgtatattattctaaatcatataagagagataattatatactacatttatgttatagcaaAGCAGGTAGAatagtgtgctataagttgtacatcgtaaacatagcatgtaaatctataaaaTCAATTTTTATCTCTCAccttatgaatttgagatagtcttatatgataactttagaAAGTGGTGAAATGGCACATTCTAAAAAATTAACCTATTCTATTAGTAAGAtttaattcctcaaaatgaaaggaaacaaacgggacatTAACGTCACAAAAAAAATTAAAGGAGCAAGTGATTCGTGATGCACTATCACAATGACAAATCTGCAGTAATAGAGTTCGCAAAAAGCAATCATTAGGCCACCAGTGTTGGCCCAGCAATCAAGTGACCACAGAATGTGACTTCAGAATTCAATATATATCCTCAGTCGCCTGCCAAGGAAGTAAGGACGAAAACACATGCATTGCAACAGATTTCCAAAAATGACTACAGAAGAAGGCGCCAAGACATGGATGTAAACAAATCAGTTGAGCGAACGAATGAAGAGAGCACGAGTGGTTCTCTGGGCACATGAACACAGTTGACAATTCATTACAGTAAACTCGAGAACGGGTGATACTACGTGAAGAGTCTACAATGGAGGGAGAGGACATCAAACACATTATCAACCAAAAGACTAAAGAAATGATTGAACAAAATACTGTATGTGTGAGGATACAGTATGGTCCAGACTTCTTCCAAATGTAGCTCATCAGAAGAAGGCAAATTGTCCCACTATTACGTCCTCGTCAAGTATGGCTGTTCATCCATGATCTAGATATTATACAAAATACAACAGGACCTGAAAGATAGTTATGCATTAGATTTAACCCAGACGTTCACTTCGATAGAACTTGCTTGAAAGTGCCCACAGAAACTTTTTCGTTTGCAATGGTGAAGAACATAAATATGTACTGTTAAACATAATCAGAAAATAGAATATCACAGAGAAGTCCTTATCTCACGTTTTGACCACTGGAAAATTAGCGTTGTAAATTCAGTACTTGTTTTAAAGactacaagaaggcaaaatgACAAAAAAATGATCTTGCAAGATCAGCAATTCACCCATGCACCCCGTGCCTACAGCTGACAAATCCAAATCCTTCCATGTTTAGTTTACAAAAACCAAGTGCACATTCTAGGATGACagccaaaaaaggaagagaaTACATAATTTGCTTGCATGATCATACTATCTTTCATATTGCATTACATATATCAATTGCTAGCATACTTTATTCAAAGCAAACAGCCACATCTAATCTACAAGGGGATGACATGTACAATGTTAGTTTGTTATTTGCCAATGTCTAACCTCTGAAAAGGTGAAGACACAAGATTAAAGGCCATGACACACAATACTTGTTTGGTGTCAGAATGCTACAATTTTTGTATTTAGGAATTTGGATTTAGGGTTACTTGACAATTTAGTATTAAGACTTCAAATTTGTTTCTTGATAGGCGAGATTGTAATAATATTATAAATCTAAGGGAATCAAGTGGCACATTAGTTATTAGGACTGTACTCCCTCCGGTATCACAATTCTGGTCGTCCTGAAGATGTAGCCAATTTCAAAATTGAAGTCGTTTTGGAGTATTTTGCTCTGCGCTGGACCAAATAGCCCCTGCACGTGGCCATGCATTAAACCAAACTCGAGGAAAAAAATGGTGATGTGGGGCTTTGAACCGCGACCTGACCCAACCATGCAGTTGTGATTGAAGTGGACCTGATGCCTATTTAATAGGGGCATATACGGAGAAATTACATGCAATTAATCGCTccttggtataacaaatggtgtCCTAAACGACCTTAATTTTGAGTATGGAGGGAGTACTCGCTTTCTCAGTCACTATTTTGACTTCTTTTGATGTAGAGGTCAACTAGGCCAAGAGTTACTGCATGCATGCTTGGGTCCAATTTTCTAGCTCAATAATCACTGAAGAATATATATAACTTCAAGGCATGGaactgccaacttgcttcccttatCTAATGTTTTCATAGGCAATCCATTAATCAGTTTTGCTTTACTGGATTACTAAGAATATGCTCGCAAGAAACACCCAATGTTCAGAATTGCAATTTTCCAATTGTTTCTTATACTTCTCCTATTTTTCATCCTTTTGTTATTGACATGTTAAGAAAAAATCCCTCCCTCTCATAGGTTCATTACCCTCTCGCACcatgcgcggccccgtcgacgccCACGGCTCGCTCATCTACCACCACCGCCGCCACATCACTACCTCGGCACCTGCTGACCCGGGCCCGTCGACGAGCCCGGTGCGCTTCGCCGACCCCgtcgtcgtctatcaccgccgcgagtCGGCCACGCCTGCGGCCCCCGACGTCCCGGCAGACCGCCCCGAACCACTggtgtaccacccggtcgccatccaccgcgaccccgggcacgtccacccgatggtgacccgGCAAGCCGTCGGCGTTCTTCGACCTGTCGACCGGCTGATCTTGGCAGCTAATACGACTACCACTCCACCGGAGGCCTCCCCGgtcccctcctccgttcgcaacGCTCTCGCCGACCCACACTGGTGACGCGCTATGGAgaaggagtacgcggccctcctggccaaccacacctaggacctggtgccgtgtccgccaggcaccaacgtggtcaccggcaagtggttatttcgccacaagcttacctcggacggctccctcgaccgctacaaggcccgttgggtccttcggggcttcagccAACGCcctggagtggactacgacgagacattCATCCCCGTCGTCAAGTTTGACACTGTTCGCACcgccctctccctcgccctctcccgggaCTGGGTgatccatcagctcgacgtcaagaatgccttcctccacggcactctgacggagactgtctactgcagccagcccaccggcttcgtcgacgaagCTCGTCCGGATCTGTTCTGTCGGTTGAACCGctccctctacggcctcaagcaggcgccgcgggcctggtacagtcgcttcgcttcctacttggcctccatcggcttcgtcgaggccaagtcggacacgtccctcttcatctaccgacgcggcgacgacaccgtcttccttctgctctacgtcgacgacattgtgctcacggcatccaccgccgaccttcttcagcgcacgatcgtcgccctgcagcgggagttcgcgatgaaggacctgagacccctccaccacttcctcgacatcaccgccgagcgccggccccagggtctcttcctccatcagcgccagtacgccatcgacatactggagcgggctggcatgtctgactgcaagccctgcaccacgcatgtcgacactcaggcgaagctctccgaGGACGACGGGGCCCCGGTCGCCGatgcgacgtcctaccggagcctgaccggcgcgctccagtacctcaccttctccaggcctgacatcgcctacgccgtccagcaggtgtgcctgcatatgcacaccccGCGGGAGCCTCATCTCACCACTCTCAAGCGGATCCTGCGCTACCtctgcggctccctcgactacggcctcctacttCGACCATCCCCGACGCCGGACCTCATGGTCTACACCGACGTCGACTGGGCTGGTTGTCCAGACACGTGTCGATCCACCTCCGGTTACGTCGTGTTCctaggcgccaacctcgtctcctgggccgccaagcggcagcccgtcgtctctcgctccagtgctgaggccgagtaccgcgtcGTGGCCAACGatgtggcagaggcctcctggctgcgacaGCTCCTCCACGAactccacagtcccctccagcgcgccaccctcgtctactgcgacaatatCAGCgcagtctacctctccaccaatcccgtgcagcatcagcgcacgaagcacgtggagatcgacctgcacttcgtccgcgagcgtgttgccgccggtgacgttcgggttctcagcgtccccaccacgctgcagttcgccgacatcttcaccaaggggttaccgtcgagtgtatttttagactttcgctccagtctcaacatctgtacaggatagagttgtgactgcgggaggtgttagaatacccgtttagggtttggggttttccCCGTGTATTACTATCTTACCCCTCTGTAATGGGTCTGGCCCAGTCTATTAATACAACACCCTAGaccctgttagggttagggtttcactaTCCAACTATTATCAACATAACCCTTTCCCTCCACTCCACTGCAGCTACAGGGATCAGCCATTGCATCAGTACTGTCAGGATCCACCAATACCACCCTTCTCTCAATTCTCAACTTCCAACTCTCCTGTGCTAAGGTCCCATGGGCATGTCCACACTCCACAGTTCTCCTAACTCCAACAGTACCCACCAAATCCCAGTCAAAGTGTGTGGGTGACAGGGGGAGACTGATTGATTTGTAGTGGTTctcaatttctcattctcatttgcaAAAGAGCCAAGATAAACTGAACAAAACTTAGATACTATAGAAATATTGTAATGCAATCTTGGATCCAGTTACCCCTGTCCCAACTTTAGTAGCGACCGCTGCCACATAGAAAGATGCCAAAACTCCACATATCATGTATTCATGTCGCAGCCAACCTGCATCAGCGATGATATTACACTCCTGGTCTCCTGTTGCTACTAACTAGCAGACAATTGCTTGGATTCATGGATGAAAATGGATGTGAACAGCAGCATAAGGTAGGGTCAGTTAAAAAATAGATTGGCCTTAAAAACAGTGGGAGGTGGAACGGGTACTGTTGCAACAGGAGACTGATGAGATCATGGATATATCAGTCTGCTCTGAAAATTCAGATGAACGGTGGTGACCAAAACAAAATGGACCTTAACAGAGGATTTTAAACAAGAAACATGAAAATTATAGGGGCATGCATTAAAAAATAGGTGTCTCTTGAGGGCATAAACAAAAGTATCCATTACCATAATGTCAGTCACGGTTTCAGAGAGCATTGACCAGGTCATATTTCCCCAGGGCTGAAAAAAGCAAAATTCATTTAGGCCCCGTTCGGCACGCCAGGATCCAAGCCAGGTCAGTAATCAAGCCAACCCAGGATCGAGTGAATCATGGGTTGTCACTCATTCCTGGTCACCAGCCCGTTTCGTGAATCAGTCCGGAAGGTAGGTCACCTGGACTCATTCCAGGCCGAGGATTGAGGGATGGGAATCAAAATCAGGCGGGTTTGTTTCCAGCCCAGGTCAAAACGAACAGCTCTAGCAGGCTGGACCAGATTCTAAACCGGGCTGATTCGTTCCTCCCAGAATGAGGCAGGGAATGGGCTTATCCGGCCAAAACGAACGAGGCCTTAGGTGTAAATTTACCATGGGTGGTAGGCAGATGGCAGAAAATCAGGTCACAAGGTCATCTTGGTATAAAACAGGGGGCTCAATGCACACTTCGACGGTGCTTCAATGGTCTCGAGTTCACTTTTTTTATCAAGATAGATGTCTTATGTGTAGGAGTTTCAATTTGATCAGCCCACTTTGACTAGCATTACAAATTACCTCACTGTCATTTTTTACTTTGTTGCATGCAATTAAATATCAAGCAGTTCTCCAATTTACTAACAAATTGCTTGGAACGAATTATTGGCATTTTTGTTTGGAATATTTGGGACACTACACATGTACTTGGAATTATCTCTTACCCAAGTGAGGTGCTGTGCGCCTGTGCCAACAGTATCAAAACCATTAGTGTACAGACACGATGTTTATGAGCACGAAtatttagggcatgtttggttcagctttttctgATCAACTTTTCTGAGAATCTGACTGTGGAGAGAATCTGACTGTAGGAAGAATATGAGTATCGTGGGCATTACGTGCAAAGAAAAATTAAGTGGTGCAAAGGTTTCAGGATCTAGAAagcgacggattcctactatcatGACAACTCGGCCGATTCTGTgttcatgttgattttggatgatttttacCAAAGCAATTTTTATAGAAGCGGTCTGAAAAGCTGGATGTTTGATAGTCCAGAGtaccttttggtggccagaagctgaaaAAGCCCAAACAAACAGTGCCTCAGAAGGAAGAACCATCCATTTTTTTCCCTTTCCTTACGACAAGCTAGCACTATAAACATATCATATGTCCTCATAATATCATAAAACAAATGCCATTAGGCACGGTATCTATTAGAGTAAAGTGGTGACTGTGAGTAAGTGATATACAATTATGCAACTCAGTAAATATCATTCATTGCAAGCTACAAATGTAATGCAGGAGTTAAGGAAAGCTTCTTGTAAAGCATTTAGAAGTAGATTTTGGTATCACCGCTGTAAGACAAAAGAAACTAGTAGCAGGTTGTTTCACTAAGGATTCTTCCATCCTGATTAGTCCACTGTAATACAATCGCCATAAATCTCCTAGTTGATCGCACACTACCATGTCAATTGCTAAATCGGCGAAGAATCAGTATCAAGTTTAGAAGTTCCTACTTAAACAGAGCACTAAATGTAAATAGATCACAGAGAAGCGAGAACAAGAAGATTATCTCACCTCTCAGTCCGCTCCAGCGCTGCTGCCACCGCCGAGCGGGTAGGACACGAGCTCCCTAACGGTGGCCCCGACCTCGACGAGCGCGATGTCCATCCCGTACCCGGAGACGGGAAGCAGCTTGAGCTCTCGGAGCACGCAGAAGGCCTCCGCCATGCGGCCGCGGGGCACGTCGACGGCGACGGCGCACCGCGGTAGCCAGTGGTCGGGCCGGAACGCGTCGGGGACCTCGACGCCAGCGTCCTTCCGCAGCAGCTCGCAGAGCTGCGCATGGaggccgagcagcgcggcggttgGAGTGGGCGCGAGGAAGAGAACGTTGTCGTGcggggaggaggaggcggaggctGGGAGCGCGGCGAGCGAGGAGAGCGCGAGCGCGAGCGGGTCGAGGCGCGACGCGAGCGCGCGGAGCGAGGGTGCGAGGCGGAGGAGCGGATCCCCGCCCGCGCCGGTGCCAGGAGGCGGGAGCGCGGCGGCGGGGAGGTGGAGCAGCGGGAGGTGCGGGCGGGCGGCAGCGTCGATGAGGCGGCTGCCTAGCTGCCGCCGCGCCAGCGCGTTCCACGCTTTGAGCACCTGGTTCTCCAGCGCCGGGTCGAAATAGAGCTCCACGGCGTAGTAGAATCCGGTCGCGAAGGTAGATGGCGGAGGCGGGGCAGCCCGGGGCGTGCCCGGAGGAGTCGTCGAGACGGCGGGGGCCGAggggcagccgccgccgccggccccgGCTGCGGAGGGCACGGTGCCTTGCGCCATCGGGGATGGATTCGGGATTCCGACGGGGGGGGGCGGTGGGGAGGGGCTGGGGTTTTTCGACACGAATCGATCGAGGAATTCGGAGGAGAGAGATCTCGTCACGAATCGAGTCGGGGGGTAGATGACTCCGCTCCGGACTCACTGTAGTGCACGGTGTAGTGGTGTACCGTGCACGCTTTGGCCTCGCTCTGCCTCTGCTGCGGACTACGGTCCAGTGGGGAGTCACTGAGAAGTGGGGCGGCATGTTGCGGTGGACTGGTGGTAAACGACGGGACCAACTGCTGAACACAAAGGAATTGATGGACATGTTCCCAATTTTGATTAGGAACGCGTAGCCATATTTAGGCCGTTTGCAGGATTCTATTCAAAGTTTACCAAAACAATATTGTTTTACTGTACTGTTCGCATAGTAGAGTTTGAATATGAGTATAGGTATAGATAAGCTGCTAGAGATAGCTATAGATAACAGCCCGGGCTGAGCCAGCTCGCTTAGATTCAGTGTAGCTCGGCGAGACGAGGCTCATGAGCTTACAACCAGCCGAGTCGAGCCGATTTTTTTAGCTCGAAAATTCCTCAGACCGAGTCGACCCAGCTAGCGTGGCACGTGCGCGTGCGGCCCAACTTTTCAAATTCAACGACGTCAACAGAGTAATCGAGCAAGTCTCGTAGTCACAGCCATCCGTACGATGAGAACTGAGACGTGCTTGTTGGGCACTGACACAAGCGGACACGCTATCACGTGGATCCAAACACTTAGAAAGCAAGTGAGATCTCAGGTGCGCGACAAGACAAATAGTAGGAAATTGTAGCTTCTGGACCCATGTGAAGTCCTTGGCACCTCGCATCACCTTTAGAAATGATAGGCTTCGCTTGACTGACTTCGAGATGAATCTGTTCACAGCTGCGATGTGGTCGGTTAGCTTTTGGACCTCTTTCATTGTATGTGGCGGATGCATTTCTACTATGGCCCTGATTTTATTAGGGTTCACCTCAATGGCTTTCCTTGATACTATGTAGCCCAGAACTCAGCCCCTGTGGATGCCGAAGATACATTTTTTGGGTTGAGCCAGAGTCTGGCCTCTCTCATGTTAGAGAAAGTCTCTACCAAGTCTGACAGCTGATCAGCTTTTCTTTTGATTGCGACGACAATGTCGTTGACGTAGGTGAAGATGTTTCTGTCAACCTGGTCCTTGAGTATTATAGACTGCGTGAGgcgggagaaagtggacccggtgTTTTTGAGGCCTTTGGGCATCCTCACAAAACAATAGGTGCTGAAGGGGTGACGAAACTAGCATTCAGCTTGTCCTCTTCGCTGAGggatatttggtggtagcctaaGAAACAATCAAGGAGGGACATGACTTCACAGACTGCTGCCGAGTCGACTATCTTGTCGATGCGAGGGAGTGGGAACTCGTCTTTAGGGCAGGCCTTGTTTAGGCAGGTAAAGTCAATGCACATGCGCCTCTTTCTGTTTTTCTATTTCACCATGACAACATTTGCGAGACATACTGGGTAATCGATTGGCTCGATGATTTTTGCGTCCAGGAGTTGTTGGACCTCAGCCTTGGTTGCCTCTGTCTTCTAATCTGACATTTTGCGGAGGCGCTGCTTCTTGGGTTGCACGGAGGGTTGATGTGTAGCCTGTGCTCGGCGATATTTCGGCTAACTCTGATCAGGTCGGATGACGACCAGACGAAGACATATTTATTTATGTGCAGGCAGTCGAGCAAGCTAGCTTCCTGCTATGGGGCTAGGCCTTTCCCGGTTAACACAACATGATTGGGTAGGGTCGTGTTGAGGGGTAATTTCTTGGCCCCTTTATCACTTTGGCTTGTCGGTCTTTGCCGATGTATCTGGGCTACGCCGGTGTGTTGGCGTCCAAGCAATGGACATTCCGCTGCTCGGGGacaaagtctctttctatgttacaGGCCATCTGCTAATCACCGAAGACTGTAATGACTCTGCTAGGTCCTaggatcttcatgcataggtacaacccgtggattgTTGCTTTGAAGGCATTGATAGCTCTTCAGCCTaggattgcattgtatgggtataccatgtcgatgacatcgaaggtgatgggctctgTCTGTGCATTTGCACTGGTGCCGAAGGATAGTGATAGGACGATTTTCCCGAGGGGTAGGGTGGCTTTGCCTCCGAACCTGAATAGGGGGTTGTCTGTCGGTTAAAGCTGCTTCGAATTTATGCCCATTATTTTGAAGGTGTCAAGGAAGATGGTATCAGACTAACCGCAATTGTCCACGATGGCCTTGCGAATTTCCTAGTCTGCTACATTGCATTTGATGACCATGGCATCGGTGTGTGGGCCGGGGTGTTGTGGAGATTGACATTATTTGAGTCGAACGTGAGTGGAATGTGCGACCACTTTATCTAGACGACTGGTCCGTTGACAGCAACATGGTTTACGCTTTGGTAATATTCTCTCCTCTGTCTCTTTGTATCGAAGTCTGTGCTCGAGCCTCCGTTGATCACGTTTAGGATGTCGTGAACCGTAGGCTGAGGGTAGCCCTCTTCTTCTTTTGGCGGCAACGGGGGTTGCTACCTTTGATGGTGGACTGGTTGCGTAGGGGGCGGGGGTAGATGCAATCTTTCTGGGTGCGCTGGCAGCTGTTGGTAGTTTGGCTAGTATTGTGGGTAGTGGTTGTATGCTTCTTGATGATGTTGAAACTATGGTTGGAAAGTGTGTACTACAGCCTTCGCTGGTTGTTCTGGGTATTCCCTTTTCTCTTTCTTTGCATCCATCCTCTCTTTCACCTCTTTGTATGCACAACAGTCTTTGGTTGAGTGACTGGAGCTTTCATGAAATATGCAGTAAGGTTTGTATTCGCAAGGAGGATCTCGTCCATGCCCCCTTCCCCTTGGGGCCCTGCCGCCTCTTACCAGCTGGTAACTTTGGTCGTAGCTACGATGGGTGCCTTCGGGTTGTTGCTGTTGCTAAATATTGTGGATTTGGGTCTGTGGCAGAGGCTGTTGCGTTCGCACCCAAGTTTTGGAGCTCCCTGGGTGTGAAGGGTCCTTTGGATTGCGTTGTGCTTCGACCTTGCGATAGTGGAGGTCTtcgtgtaacaccccgggatccacaaacaccccgaaatgctactaaactacacaactaacattcatatataaaatttcgacagcatctcctttgaaaatttgcataaacgtggaagcaacagagtataaacagatatcatgataagaaaacttaCTAGACatcaataatctgctagcaatgggaagataaccataacgacataaactgaattaactagtgtgcacgactagttaaaaacaaacatccttgacaagaagtttctaactaAATCATGGCTCTGCCTGggtagcgttattatgagagtgaaggtggacgtgctgctacttccctcattcccaacatgaatcaagtacctgcattgaataatgcaagagtgagatgaaacatctcagcaagtaaattgttttgacgagatatttaaaccaaaaaatTGAATTAACcaacattttaaagggatcacaattgagatcataaatacttgtagatatagaactcaatagtcccaaaataaccaatgtcatctcatttcctcgaacaaccacaataagttgtataacacttccctgcgtcaacaatacctgcaaatatcacttcaaggtatgcataggaatgcaatgtgtaagtcctctgccttcatacctcttagagtataaaaccacaccatctgcaaatatcacttcaatgaatgcatatgaatgcaatgcatatgtcctctgccttcatacctctaagggtatatgaagccgcatcgtaccactcctcgggcaacgtacgatgctaagttgtaccggtacggtcggaccataggtcacgacaaaacttcatatgcaagtgatcatgcaatgtatatggatgctgcatttatcaatatacttcacttccttcacatacaatacaaacctcaaacaatacCTCGTCTacattcagatacaatacaaacctcagataatacttcattcaccttcaggggtgtgaattaatctcgtggtcatactcgaatcatcatcatcatcaatatatgattaagcatcaatataatacaatcaagtaaagcatcaccatagagttcaattatgaaagaattcgatgattctgaatattagagtgtaggcgatgaaacaacaagtcaaaacggtagcaaccaccgct contains these protein-coding regions:
- the LOC100193792 gene encoding uncharacterized protein LOC100193792, with protein sequence MAQGTVPSAAGAGGGGCPSAPAVSTTPPGTPRAAPPPPSTFATGFYYAVELYFDPALENQVLKAWNALARRQLGSRLIDAAARPHLPLLHLPAAALPPPGTGAGGDPLLRLAPSLRALASRLDPLALALSSLAALPASASSSPHDNVLFLAPTPTAALLGLHAQLCELLRKDAGVEVPDAFRPDHWLPRCAVAVDVPRGRMAEAFCVLRELKLLPVSGYGMDIALVEVGATVRELVSYPLGGGSSAGAD